Proteins from a single region of Halichoerus grypus chromosome 13, mHalGry1.hap1.1, whole genome shotgun sequence:
- the SCARF2 gene encoding scavenger receptor class F member 2 isoform X4, protein MEGAGPRGAGPARRRGAGGPPSPLLPLLLLLLLWLLPGPAAPQELNPRGRNVCRAPGSQEPTCCAGWRQQGDECGVAVCEGNSTCSENEVCVRPGECRCRHGYFGANCDTKCPRQFWGPDCKELCICHPHGQCEDVTGQCTCHARRWGARCEHACQCQHGVCHPRSGACRCEPGWWGAQCASACYCSATSRCDPQTGACLCQAGWWGRSCNNQCACNTSPCEQQSGRCQCRERTFGARCERYCQCFRGRCHPVDGTCACEPGYRGKYCREPCPAGFYGLGCRRRCGQCKGQQPCTVAEGRCLTCEPGWNGTKCDQPCATGFYGEGCGHRCPPCRDGHACNHVTGKCTRCNAGWIGDRCETKCSNGTYGEDCAFVCADCGSGHCDFQSGRCLCSPGVHGPHCNLTCPPGLHGVDCAQACSCHEDSCDPVTGACRLETNQRKGVMGAGALLALLLGLLLSLLGCCCACRGKDPARRELTLGRKKAPQRLCGRFSRISMKLPRIPLRRQKLPKVVVAHHDLDNTLNCSFLEPPSGLEQPSPSWSSRASFSSFDTTDEGPVYCVPHEETATESRDAEPPTAPTEALASSPPPVTTPASTEEATPLPASSDSERSASSVEGPGGALYARVARREARPARARGEAGGLSLSPSPERRKPPPPDPATKPKVSWIHGKHGAAAAAGAPSPPLSGPEAAPSPSKRKRTPSDTSARPDEPGSPRARDPTPRPPGLAEEGPAFAAPSPPRARARGRGPGLSEPTDAGGPPRSAPEAASMLAAELRDKTRSLGRAEGAPGAQGPREKPAPPQKAKRSVLPASPARASPAPEAPGPEKVTAGAPAPDTPRKKTPIQKPPRKKSREAAGELGRAGAPTL, encoded by the exons ATGGAGGGCGCAGGGCCCCGGGGGGCCGGGCCGGCGCGGCGCCGGGGAGCCGGCGGGCCGCCGTCGCCGCTGCTGCCgttgctgctgctcctgctgctctGGCTGCTGCCCGGCCCCGCGGCGCCCCAGGAGCTGAACCCGCGCGGCCGCAACGTGTGCCGCGCGCCCGG ctctcagGAGCCCACGTGTTGCGCCGGCTGGAGGCAGCAGGGCGACGAGTGTGGGGTCG CGGTGTGCGAAGGCAACTCCACGTGCTCGGAGAACGAAGTGTGCGTGCGGCCGGGCGAGTGCCGCTGCCGCCATGGCTACTTCGGTGCCAACTGCGACACCA AGTGCCCGCGCCAGTTCTGGGGCCCCGACTGCAAAGAGCTGTGTATCTGCCACCCGCATGGGCAGTGCGAAGACGTGACGGGCCAGTGTACGTGTCACGCGCGGCGCTGGGGCGCACGCTGCGAGCATGCGTGCCAGTGCCAGCATGGCGTGTGCCACCCGCGGAGCGGCGCGTGTCGCTGCGAGCCTGGCTGGTGGGGCGCACAGTGCGCCAGCGCGTGCTACTGCAGCGCCACGTCGCGCTGCGACCCACAGACGGGCGCGTGCCTGTGCCAGGCAGGCTGGTGGGGCCGCAGCTGCAACAATCAGTGCGCCTGCAACACGTCGCCGTGCGAGCAACAGAGCGGCCGCTGCCAGTGCCGCGAGCGCACGTTTGGCGCGCGCTGCGAGCGCTACTGCCAGTGCTTTCGCGGCCGCTGCCACCCTGTGGACGGCACGTGCGCCTGCGAGCCGGGCTACCGGGGCAAGTACTGCCGGGAGCCGTGTCCTGCCGGCTTCTACGGCCTGGGCTGCCGCCGCCG ATGCGGCCAGTGCAAAGGCCAGCAGCCTTGCACGGTGGCCGAGGGCCGCTGCCTGACTTGCGAGCCCGGCTGGAACGGCACCAAGTGCGACCAGCCGTGCGCCACCGGCTTCTATGGCGAGGGCTGCGGCCACCGCTGCCCGCCCTGCCGCGACGGGCATGCCTGCAACCACGTCACTGGCAAGTGCACGCGCTGCAACGCGGGCTGGATCGGCGACCG GTGCGAGACCAAGTGCAGCAATGGCACTTACGGCGAGGACTGTGCGTTTGTGTGCGCCGACTGCGGCAGCGGCCACTGCGACTTCCAGTCGGGGCGTTGCCTGTGCAGCCCCGGCGTCCACGGGCCCCA CTGTAACCTGACGTGCCCGCCTGGGCTCCACGGGGTGGACTGCGCCCAGGCCTGCAGCTGCCACGAGGACTCGTGCGACCCGGTCACTGGTGCCTGCCGCCTGG AGACGAACCAGCGCAAGGGCGTGATGGGCGCGGGTGCGTTGCTTGCGCTGCTCCTCGGCCTGCTGCTCTCGCTGCTCGGCTGCTGCTGCGCCTGCCGCGGCAAGGACCCGGCGCGCCG gGAGCTCACGCTCGGGAGGAAGAAGGCGCCGCAGCGATTGTGCGGTCGCTTCAGCCGCATCAGCATGAAGCTGCCCCGGATCCCGCTCCGGAGGCAGAAGCTGCCCAAGGTCGTAG tggCCCATCACGACCTGGATAACACACTCAACTGTAGCTTCCTGGAGCCACCGTCGGGGTTGGAGCAGCCCTCGCCATCATGGTCCTCCCgggcctccttctcctcctttgaCACCACTGATGAAGGTCCCGTGTACTGCGTACCCCACGAGG AGACCGCAACCGAGAGCCGGGACGCGGAGCCCCCCACCGCCCCTACCGAGGCGCTGGCGTCATCCCCCCCACCGGTGACCACGCCGGCGTCCACAGAGGAGGCGACGCCCCTCCCCGCGTCCTCTGACAGCGAGCGGTCGGCGTCTAGCGTGGAGGGGCCCGGCGGGGCGCTGTATGCGCGCGTGGCCCGGCGCGAGGCCCGGCCGGCCCGGGCCCGGGGCGAGGCTGGGGGCCTGTCGCTTTCGCCATCTCCCGAGCGCAGGAAGCCGCCTCCACCCGACCCTGCCACCAAGCCCAAGGTGTCCTGGATCCACGGCAAGCACGGTGCCGCTGCCGCTGCCGGTGCGCCCTCACCGCCACTCTCGGGACCCGAGGCCGCGCCCAGTCCCAGCAAGAGGAAACGGACGCCCAGCGACACGTCGGCGCGGCCGGATGAGCCCGGCAGCCCCCGCGCCCGCGACCCGACGCCTCGGCCCCCGGGGCTGGCGGAGGAGGGGCCAGCCTTCGCCGCCCCCTCGCCGCCTAGGGCTCGGGCGCGGGGTCGCGGCCCCGGCCTCTCGGAGCCCACGGACGCTGGCGGTCCCCCGCGCAGCGCGCCCGAGGCCGCCTCCATGCTGGCCGCGGAGCTGCGCGACAAGACTCGCAGCCTGGGCCGCGCCGAAGGGGCTCCGGGCGCGCAGGGCCCGCGAGAGAAGCCGGCGCCGCCGCAGAAGGCCAAGCGCTCGGTGCTGCCCGCCTCGCCGGCCCGCGCGTCCCCTGCGCCAGAGGCCCCGGGGCCCGAGAAGGTGACGGCCGGCGCGCCCGCGCCTGACACCCCCCGGAAGAAGACCCCCATCCAGAAGCCGCCGCGCAAGAAGAGCCGGGAAGCGGCGGGCGAGCTGGGAAGGGCGGGCGCACCCACCCTGTAG